In Terriglobia bacterium, the following are encoded in one genomic region:
- a CDS encoding PQQ-binding-like beta-propeller repeat protein: MSYRNAILILSAAVLIALQIPAMTAQQAIRPPNPATDWPMFSHDLSGTRYSPLKQITAANVSRLKLAWSMPYRADRNSAAAGGLGGLTEVTPVVINGVMYLPAENRVLALDAATGKEIWKFDVPPGQGGALSKRGVTYWPGEPNIPARIFVTAGRKLIALNATTGESVLGFGDKGEVDLVVPYNSPPSIYKNLLFVGANVPEQPATGQPGNTRAYDARTGAKVWEFHSVPQPGETGHETWPEEGWKDRTGVNNWGFYMTVDTERNMIYTVFGAPASDYYGFDRKGNDLFGNSVVALEASTGKLKWYFQVVHHDLWDMDLPPAPILMDITVNGKKIPALIQTGKLGLVFILNRVTGEPVFGVEERPVPQSDAPGEFTSLTQPFPVKPPMLGKHNYKPEDLVTAADTNEAHAKACRDLVEKSGELINRGPYTPWAYRAPDAPPRTAINFPGDIGGTDWGGISADPTNGYVFVNTLNYGSLGWIEKRPPNARVPYDRASVYGNPVASKFWDRKVNAQGQLLGEQSWPCQKPPWGQFSAINANTGDIVWQVTFGVTDELPEGKQNTGRINMGGSIVTAGGVVFIGATNDKRFRAFDEKTGKELWVTKLSNSAIAVPMTYEAKGKQYVAITASGGGGITDPDPTKNESLYVYALP; this comes from the coding sequence ATGTCCTATAGGAACGCCATTCTAATCCTGTCGGCTGCGGTGCTTATTGCCCTTCAAATCCCGGCCATGACAGCGCAGCAGGCCATCAGACCACCCAATCCCGCCACCGACTGGCCCATGTTCAGCCACGATCTGTCGGGAACGCGGTACTCCCCGCTCAAGCAGATCACCGCGGCAAATGTCTCCAGGCTCAAGCTGGCGTGGAGCATGCCGTATCGCGCCGACCGGAACAGCGCGGCGGCCGGCGGCCTTGGCGGTCTGACGGAGGTCACACCGGTTGTGATCAACGGAGTCATGTATCTGCCGGCCGAGAATCGAGTGCTGGCACTCGATGCAGCGACAGGAAAGGAAATCTGGAAGTTTGATGTGCCGCCCGGCCAGGGAGGAGCTCTTTCGAAACGCGGCGTTACCTACTGGCCGGGTGAACCCAACATTCCGGCTCGCATTTTTGTGACGGCCGGGCGAAAGCTCATCGCTCTGAATGCGACAACCGGTGAATCGGTACTCGGGTTCGGCGACAAAGGCGAAGTCGATCTGGTTGTCCCGTACAACTCTCCTCCGAGCATCTATAAAAACCTGTTGTTCGTCGGCGCCAACGTTCCGGAGCAACCCGCGACGGGACAGCCTGGAAACACCCGGGCATACGACGCGCGCACCGGCGCCAAGGTCTGGGAGTTCCATTCCGTCCCGCAACCCGGAGAAACCGGTCATGAGACATGGCCCGAGGAGGGCTGGAAAGATCGCACGGGCGTGAACAATTGGGGTTTCTATATGACGGTGGACACTGAGCGGAACATGATCTACACCGTCTTCGGAGCACCGGCGAGCGACTATTACGGATTCGACCGGAAAGGAAACGATCTCTTCGGCAACTCCGTGGTGGCTCTGGAAGCATCGACAGGAAAGCTGAAGTGGTATTTCCAGGTTGTCCACCACGATCTCTGGGATATGGATCTGCCTCCGGCGCCCATCCTGATGGACATCACGGTCAACGGAAAGAAAATCCCGGCGCTGATCCAGACGGGAAAGCTCGGTCTCGTTTTCATTCTGAACCGCGTGACCGGTGAGCCGGTCTTCGGGGTTGAGGAAAGACCTGTTCCTCAAAGCGATGCTCCGGGCGAGTTCACCTCCCTGACCCAGCCATTTCCCGTGAAGCCGCCGATGCTTGGCAAACATAACTACAAACCGGAAGACCTGGTCACAGCGGCCGACACGAACGAGGCTCATGCGAAGGCGTGTCGGGACCTGGTCGAAAAGAGCGGCGAGCTGATCAACAGAGGCCCATATACGCCGTGGGCGTATCGCGCTCCTGACGCGCCGCCCCGAACAGCCATCAATTTCCCGGGCGATATCGGTGGAACAGATTGGGGCGGAATCTCTGCCGATCCGACCAACGGATACGTCTTCGTGAATACGCTGAATTACGGGAGTCTCGGCTGGATCGAAAAGCGGCCGCCGAATGCGCGCGTTCCATACGACCGTGCCAGCGTCTATGGAAATCCTGTGGCCTCGAAGTTCTGGGACCGCAAAGTCAACGCGCAAGGCCAGTTGCTCGGCGAACAAAGCTGGCCCTGCCAGAAACCGCCCTGGGGGCAGTTCTCCGCGATCAACGCGAACACGGGCGACATCGTCTGGCAGGTGACCTTCGGTGTCACCGACGAACTGCCGGAGGGAAAGCAGAACACCGGCCGCATCAATATGGGCGGCTCGATTGTTACCGCGGGCGGCGTGGTCTTCATCGGCGCAACCAATGACAAGCGTTTTCGCGCATTCGATGAAAAGACGGGCAAAGAACTGTGGGTCACGAAGCTCTCCAACAGTGCGATAGCGGTGCCGATGACGTATGAGGCGAAGGGCAAACAGTACGTCGCGATCACGGCGTCGGGAGGAGGCGGAATCACGGATCCGGATCCTACGAAAAACGAATCGCTGTATGTGTACGCGTTGCCGTAG
- a CDS encoding PPOX class F420-dependent oxidoreductase — protein sequence MSTIPENFADLFHKKSFAQLATLMSDGSPQVTPVWCEYDGKYVVINSAKGRTKDRNMRRNAIVALSIQDPDNPYRHLSLQGKVVEITENGADSHIDKLSKKYTGKDVYPNRRPGEVRVIYKILPEKIFTKI from the coding sequence ATGAGCACCATTCCCGAAAACTTCGCTGACTTGTTTCACAAGAAATCGTTCGCTCAGCTGGCGACTCTCATGAGCGATGGTTCGCCGCAGGTGACGCCGGTCTGGTGTGAATACGACGGCAAGTACGTTGTCATCAACAGCGCGAAGGGCCGCACCAAGGATCGCAACATGCGCCGAAATGCGATTGTTGCCCTCAGCATCCAGGACCCCGACAATCCGTACCGGCATCTCTCCCTGCAGGGAAAGGTCGTTGAAATTACGGAGAACGGTGCGGACTCCCACATCGATAAGCTGTCGAAGAAGTACACCGGAAAAGACGTTTACCCCAACCGTCGTCCCGGCGAAGTGCGCGTGATTTACAAGATCCTGCCGGAGAAGATTTTTACAAAGATTTAA
- a CDS encoding carboxypeptidase regulatory-like domain-containing protein yields MRKVVVLLAATLFLCGCGSEQGKGISDAADKAATQAPAGPVGRIRGVVRFQGDAPPATFEPVTENQSTCGDRVALSRLALGKDKGVQRAFVYLDGVKSDEKFRSRESLLVDQKNCQYAPHSLIVPVGGKIDITNSDPILHNVHGQQITGEGSKTLFNIAQPVRGQRTTVESPLTTPGIVFLTCEAGHPWMNGYVFVADHPFVSVTGDDGQFVIEGVPAGTYKIKMWHEGVRMTRNIKALQRYEYEEPYEITQDVTVTANGETVVNFDMALRPTKEPEKQ; encoded by the coding sequence ATGAGAAAAGTAGTCGTACTCCTGGCCGCCACATTGTTCCTATGTGGCTGCGGCAGCGAGCAGGGAAAAGGAATTTCGGACGCTGCGGACAAAGCGGCGACACAGGCCCCTGCAGGTCCCGTCGGACGCATCCGCGGCGTCGTTCGTTTCCAGGGCGACGCACCCCCCGCCACGTTCGAACCGGTCACAGAAAACCAGAGCACGTGCGGGGATCGCGTGGCGTTGTCCCGTCTCGCACTCGGTAAAGACAAAGGTGTGCAACGCGCGTTCGTGTACCTGGACGGCGTCAAGAGCGATGAAAAGTTCCGTTCGCGCGAGTCTTTACTGGTCGACCAGAAGAACTGTCAGTATGCGCCGCACTCGTTGATCGTTCCAGTCGGCGGCAAAATCGATATCACCAACAGCGATCCGATTCTGCATAACGTTCACGGCCAGCAGATCACCGGCGAGGGATCGAAGACCCTATTCAACATCGCGCAGCCTGTACGTGGGCAGAGAACCACGGTCGAATCGCCTTTGACGACTCCCGGCATCGTGTTTTTGACGTGCGAGGCAGGGCATCCGTGGATGAACGGATATGTATTCGTCGCGGACCATCCTTTTGTCAGTGTCACAGGTGATGACGGCCAGTTCGTGATTGAGGGTGTCCCTGCCGGAACCTACAAGATCAAGATGTGGCACGAAGGCGTGCGGATGACGCGGAACATCAAAGCCCTCCAGCGTTATGAGTACGAAGAGCCCTATGAGATCACGCAGGATGTAACAGTAACCGCCAACGGCGAGACCGTCGTGAATTTCGACATGGCCTTGCGGCCAACAAAGGAGCCCGAGAAACAATGA
- a CDS encoding c-type cytochrome — protein sequence MRFMRGVVGLIPMVAFVAGCANNTPPAETKTAAAPAAASAQSPVERGKYLTLVGGCNDCHTPKKIGPNGPEADMGRELSGNPATDKVASLPMRGKDIFAKWGTVASSNLTAWAGPWGVSFAMNLTPDKATGLGSWTPEIFIAAIRTGKHQGTGRAILPPMPWYWYKNMTDDDLKAIFAYLQSLPPVNNPIPDPLPPDKIPQ from the coding sequence ATGCGGTTCATGCGCGGAGTTGTGGGACTTATACCAATGGTGGCTTTCGTGGCCGGTTGCGCCAACAATACGCCGCCTGCCGAAACGAAAACAGCGGCAGCTCCAGCTGCGGCTTCAGCTCAGTCTCCCGTCGAACGGGGCAAATACCTGACGCTGGTCGGCGGCTGTAATGACTGCCACACTCCAAAGAAGATAGGACCGAATGGTCCTGAAGCGGACATGGGCCGGGAATTGAGCGGTAATCCTGCGACAGACAAAGTTGCCTCACTGCCCATGCGTGGAAAAGACATTTTTGCTAAATGGGGTACTGTAGCAAGCAGCAACTTGACGGCATGGGCGGGACCATGGGGCGTCAGCTTTGCCATGAATTTAACGCCCGACAAGGCCACAGGGCTTGGAAGCTGGACGCCCGAGATATTTATTGCAGCTATTCGAACAGGAAAACACCAGGGGACCGGCCGGGCGATCCTTCCCCCAATGCCGTGGTATTGGTACAAGAACATGACGGATGACGATCTGAAGGCGATTTTCGCATATTTGCAATCGCTTCCGCCGGTGAACAATCCTATCCCTGACCCGCTTCCTCCGGATAAGATTCCACAGTAA
- a CDS encoding DUF3300 domain-containing protein, translated as MALKVLTTALARLGAIPLLLLLLLQPSAVRAQAPTPPPPDQAFTPDQLNNLVAPIALYPDPLLSQILVAATYPLEVVQAYQWLQRTPGLTGPALTEAAQQQNWDASIQALVVFPDVLKRLNDDVNWTTNLGNAFLAQQQDVMDAVQRMRTSAQQAGKLQSSPQETVTATSQNGQAYVEIEPAEPDVIYVPDYDPVWIWGPAVWYPYPRWHWPARTIVAPGLFFGFGGPIRVGLFFGAGWHGWAGWGWHPGWGNRTIVVNNTFIHQHNFNATHVEKVHGTAVWVHDPSHRAGVPYANTKLQQQFRGNVRQNVAPRAIPEQARGPQPAERFGNRQIPKNVPPAQNRGMFSGIQNGGAARTHEEHGFSSLGAARSMPRQSAPASRPAPAPRAAPAPRPAPAARGGRR; from the coding sequence ATGGCCTTGAAGGTTCTGACAACTGCCCTAGCGCGTTTGGGAGCCATCCCCCTGCTGTTGTTGCTGCTTCTGCAACCCAGTGCGGTACGGGCGCAGGCTCCAACTCCTCCCCCTCCAGATCAGGCATTTACACCGGACCAGCTCAATAACCTTGTAGCGCCAATCGCTTTATACCCGGATCCGCTTTTGAGCCAGATCCTGGTGGCGGCGACATATCCGCTCGAGGTTGTGCAGGCGTATCAATGGCTGCAAAGAACCCCGGGGCTGACCGGCCCGGCATTGACCGAGGCGGCGCAGCAACAGAATTGGGATGCGAGTATTCAGGCGCTGGTTGTCTTTCCGGATGTCCTGAAGCGTCTGAATGATGACGTCAACTGGACGACCAACCTGGGCAATGCATTTCTGGCACAGCAGCAGGACGTCATGGACGCCGTGCAACGCATGCGGACGAGCGCGCAGCAGGCAGGCAAACTGCAATCGTCACCCCAGGAGACCGTAACCGCAACCAGTCAAAACGGACAGGCCTACGTCGAGATCGAACCGGCAGAGCCCGACGTCATTTACGTCCCCGACTATGATCCTGTTTGGATCTGGGGGCCGGCAGTCTGGTATCCCTATCCCCGATGGCATTGGCCGGCACGCACCATTGTGGCGCCGGGCCTCTTTTTCGGATTCGGCGGACCGATCCGGGTCGGTCTCTTTTTTGGCGCCGGGTGGCATGGATGGGCCGGCTGGGGCTGGCATCCCGGCTGGGGCAACCGCACCATCGTTGTGAATAACACATTCATCCACCAGCACAACTTCAACGCCACACACGTTGAAAAAGTTCACGGCACGGCAGTATGGGTTCACGATCCTTCTCACCGTGCCGGAGTCCCGTACGCGAACACAAAATTGCAGCAGCAATTCCGCGGCAACGTGCGGCAGAACGTGGCACCCCGGGCTATCCCGGAACAGGCGCGCGGGCCGCAGCCGGCGGAACGGTTCGGTAATCGCCAGATTCCGAAAAACGTTCCGCCGGCGCAGAATCGCGGCATGTTCAGCGGGATACAGAATGGAGGGGCCGCGCGTACTCACGAGGAGCATGGCTTTTCAAGCCTCGGCGCAGCAAGAAGCATGCCGCGCCAGTCCGCCCCGGCGTCAAGACCAGCTCCAGCTCCAAGAGCAGCGCCGGCTCCAAGACCAGCTCCGGCGGCTCGCGGCGGGAGGCGATAA
- a CDS encoding DUF2950 domain-containing protein has product MRKEIKAAVAAIALTALSAFAQTSARSFATPQEAAQALIDATEHNDTAAMLRLFGPEGKDIVESGDTAEDQSGRAEFARRGHQKLTIEIEPSNSNRATIIVGAENWPFPVPLIKKNGQWRFDPSEGRITILARRIGRNELTAIDVCRAYVEAQLEYATRDRLSSGVLEYAQSIKSTPGKKDGLYWEGESGTLVPKAFADAAATFAASAKPVPYHGYHFRILKAQGPDAPGGATDYVVKGKMIGGFALVAFPEEYGVSGVKTFIVNHDGIVFEKDLGPMTGTLARQMTRFNPDKTWKRIEGE; this is encoded by the coding sequence ATGAGAAAAGAAATCAAAGCCGCAGTGGCAGCGATCGCTCTCACGGCCTTATCCGCTTTTGCTCAGACTTCAGCCCGGTCTTTTGCCACGCCTCAAGAGGCCGCGCAGGCCCTGATCGATGCCACCGAACATAACGATACAGCAGCAATGCTCAGGCTGTTCGGCCCGGAGGGGAAGGATATCGTCGAATCGGGTGATACCGCCGAAGACCAAAGCGGACGTGCGGAATTCGCGCGCCGTGGCCATCAAAAGCTGACGATCGAGATCGAACCGTCCAATTCCAACCGCGCCACGATCATTGTCGGCGCGGAGAACTGGCCCTTCCCTGTTCCATTAATCAAGAAAAACGGGCAATGGCGCTTCGACCCTTCCGAGGGACGTATAACCATCCTCGCCAGGCGCATCGGACGCAATGAATTGACGGCGATTGATGTGTGCCGTGCTTATGTCGAAGCACAACTCGAATACGCCACCCGGGACCGGCTTTCCAGCGGGGTCCTGGAATACGCGCAAAGCATCAAGAGCACTCCGGGAAAGAAAGATGGACTATATTGGGAAGGAGAGTCCGGCACGCTCGTTCCTAAAGCGTTTGCCGACGCCGCTGCAACATTCGCGGCCAGTGCCAAGCCTGTCCCTTATCACGGATATCACTTCCGGATTCTGAAAGCGCAAGGCCCGGATGCCCCCGGCGGCGCAACGGACTACGTCGTCAAAGGGAAAATGATCGGGGGATTCGCCCTGGTGGCCTTCCCGGAGGAATACGGCGTCTCAGGCGTGAAGACGTTCATCGTGAACCACGATGGGATTGTTTTCGAGAAGGATCTGGGTCCGATGACGGGTACGCTGGCGCGGCAGATGACGCGCTTCAATCCCGACAAAACCTGGAAACGGATCGAGGGCGAGTAG
- a CDS encoding head GIN domain-containing protein, with translation MPILLIGFCAVLTAGCGLSGIRGSGNVVSEPRDVSGFTEVKLNGTGQLTIDQTGTESLTITADDNLLPYLTSEVSGSQLTLGTKDQTGISPSKDVVYKLTVKDLNNITVAGSGSADAKGIHTGRLKMLVAGSGSLSAAGAADVQEVTIAGSGAYRGSSLKSKTATISIMGSGNAELDASETLDANITGSGDIRYSGAPAITKQIIGSGSVEKR, from the coding sequence ATGCCGATTTTGCTGATAGGTTTCTGTGCGGTGTTGACGGCCGGCTGCGGTCTGTCCGGTATCCGCGGATCGGGGAACGTCGTCAGCGAGCCCAGAGACGTCAGCGGGTTTACGGAAGTGAAGTTGAACGGAACGGGCCAGCTCACGATCGATCAAACCGGTACCGAATCTTTGACAATTACCGCCGACGACAATCTTCTTCCTTACCTGACGTCCGAGGTCAGCGGCAGCCAGCTGACGCTGGGCACAAAGGACCAAACCGGCATCAGTCCTTCGAAAGATGTCGTATACAAACTCACCGTCAAAGATCTCAACAACATCACGGTTGCCGGGAGCGGTTCCGCCGATGCTAAAGGTATCCATACCGGCCGGCTGAAAATGCTGGTTGCCGGATCCGGCAGCCTGTCGGCCGCTGGAGCGGCGGACGTACAGGAGGTCACGATCGCCGGTTCCGGAGCCTACAGAGGCAGCAGCCTGAAAAGCAAGACTGCGACGATCAGCATTATGGGCAGCGGGAACGCCGAACTGGATGCCAGCGAGACGTTGGACGCGAACATCACCGGGTCGGGCGATATCCGGTACAGCGGCGCTCCGGCCATAACGAAACAAATCATCGGGTCCGGTTCTGTCGAAAAGCGGTGA
- a CDS encoding NmrA/HSCARG family protein — protein MADKKIIAVIGSTGSQGGGLARAILSDPNGGFAVRAITRDPGKDKGKALADKGAEVVSANLDDVESLKKAFAGAYGVYAVTNFWEHFSAEKEKAQAKNIADAAKAAGVKHIIWSTLEDTRKLMQPDDKRMPMLQEKYRVPHFDAKAEANAYFSGLPVTYLVTSFYWDNMYLFGLAPKKGDDGVYSWTFPMGEAKLSGIAAEDIGKCAYGIFKGGQQYVGKTVGITGENLTLNEISGKVASGLGIGPVKYNAVDANTYRGFGFPGADEMGNMFQVYRDFEKEVVAARSADVARQLNPQLQTFDQWLAKNKPAVSTAAGIEPSKASV, from the coding sequence GTGGCTGATAAGAAGATCATTGCAGTAATTGGTTCGACCGGTTCACAAGGCGGCGGTCTGGCTCGGGCGATTCTGAGCGATCCGAACGGCGGTTTTGCGGTACGCGCAATCACACGCGATCCCGGCAAAGATAAGGGGAAAGCACTCGCCGACAAGGGAGCGGAAGTCGTCAGCGCGAATCTCGACGACGTGGAAAGCCTGAAGAAGGCTTTCGCCGGCGCCTACGGGGTGTACGCGGTCACGAATTTCTGGGAACACTTCTCGGCGGAAAAGGAGAAAGCTCAAGCCAAGAATATCGCCGACGCCGCAAAAGCGGCTGGTGTGAAGCACATCATCTGGTCGACGCTCGAAGATACGCGGAAACTGATGCAGCCCGATGACAAGCGTATGCCGATGCTTCAGGAGAAGTATCGCGTGCCGCACTTCGACGCCAAGGCCGAAGCGAACGCCTATTTTTCAGGTCTGCCGGTCACATACCTTGTAACTTCCTTCTACTGGGACAACATGTACTTGTTCGGACTCGCACCGAAAAAAGGCGATGACGGCGTTTACAGCTGGACGTTCCCGATGGGAGAGGCGAAGCTGTCGGGAATCGCGGCAGAAGATATCGGCAAATGCGCATACGGGATCTTCAAGGGCGGCCAGCAGTACGTTGGGAAAACGGTCGGCATCACTGGAGAAAACCTGACGCTTAACGAAATCAGTGGCAAGGTAGCCAGTGGTCTCGGTATCGGGCCGGTCAAGTACAATGCCGTTGATGCGAATACTTACCGCGGGTTTGGTTTCCCGGGCGCCGATGAAATGGGCAACATGTTCCAGGTCTATCGCGATTTCGAAAAAGAGGTTGTCGCCGCGCGGAGTGCGGATGTCGCCCGTCAATTGAATCCTCAGTTACAGACATTCGATCAGTGGCTCGCGAAGAACAAACCCGCCGTCAGCACGGCTGCGGGTATCGAACCTTCTAAAGCATCGGTGTGA
- a CDS encoding pirin family protein has translation MIQLRKAEDRGHADRGWLNANFSFSFADYRDPRHMGFRVLRVLNDDRIAAGKGFGPHAHRDMEIVTYVLEGGLLHRDSTGEQHILRPNEVQTMSAGSGIIHSEFNASETEPVHSIQIWIETAQEDLPPSYQQIAFSPAERRGRFRLLAGPKVSGSELATTINQDASIYAAELAPGENLKRPLTAGRYSWIQVLRGNLEMNGHELKEGDGASVSAERELSFEGAGSTGSEFLFFDLP, from the coding sequence GTGATCCAGCTGCGAAAAGCCGAAGATCGCGGCCACGCGGATCGCGGATGGTTGAATGCGAACTTCTCGTTCTCGTTCGCCGACTACCGCGATCCGCGCCACATGGGCTTCCGCGTCCTGCGGGTGCTCAATGACGATCGCATCGCCGCGGGCAAAGGCTTCGGCCCGCACGCGCATCGCGATATGGAAATCGTTACCTATGTCCTCGAGGGCGGCTTGCTGCATCGGGACAGTACCGGCGAACAGCACATCCTCAGGCCGAACGAAGTTCAGACGATGTCCGCCGGAAGCGGCATCATCCACAGTGAGTTCAACGCTTCAGAAACGGAACCGGTGCATTCGATCCAGATCTGGATCGAAACCGCACAGGAAGATCTGCCTCCTTCTTACCAGCAAATCGCTTTCTCCCCCGCGGAACGGCGGGGACGGTTCCGGCTGCTGGCCGGACCGAAGGTGAGCGGGAGCGAACTTGCAACGACCATCAATCAAGACGCGAGTATCTATGCCGCCGAACTCGCGCCCGGCGAAAACTTGAAGCGGCCTCTGACTGCCGGCCGCTATAGCTGGATCCAGGTGCTTCGCGGTAATCTGGAAATGAACGGACATGAATTGAAGGAAGGCGACGGGGCATCGGTGAGCGCTGAACGGGAGTTATCCTTCGAAGGCGCCGGATCCACGGGCTCCGAATTTCTTTTCTTCGATTTGCCGTAA
- a CDS encoding pirin family protein, with protein MSSDILAIRPLGIPWETSDPFLFCMYHNDAYPAGNEHLGPAASLSGRNIGQDFEGKDGWRMYHGDIVPGFPQHPHRGFETVTIMRHGFIDHSDSLGATARFGPGDVQWLTAGKGIVHSEMFPLLRSDAPNPLELFQIWLNLPATDKFVEPHFGMLWDQAVPRVTVRDAAGHVTEVVVVAGHIGDVDAPPPPPKSWAARPDTDVAIWTIRMEPGARFTLPAAHGTSSRAIYFFAGSKIHVAEQAVSRNSRVVLRPDAEVAIQNGQDEGQLLLLQGRPIAEPVVQYGPFVMNSRTDIQQAFDDYRRTGFGGWPWASDGPVLPRSMGRYAKHADGREERIA; from the coding sequence ATGAGCAGCGACATCCTTGCCATCCGTCCGCTGGGAATTCCGTGGGAAACGTCAGACCCGTTTCTTTTCTGCATGTATCACAACGATGCGTATCCCGCAGGCAACGAACATCTGGGCCCCGCCGCTTCGCTTTCCGGCCGCAACATCGGTCAGGATTTCGAAGGCAAGGATGGATGGCGGATGTATCACGGCGACATCGTTCCGGGTTTTCCGCAACACCCGCATCGGGGATTCGAAACAGTGACCATCATGCGCCACGGATTCATCGATCACTCCGACTCGCTCGGAGCGACGGCTCGCTTCGGTCCCGGGGACGTGCAGTGGTTGACCGCCGGTAAAGGCATCGTCCATTCGGAGATGTTTCCACTGCTGCGCTCCGACGCCCCCAACCCGCTCGAGCTGTTTCAAATCTGGCTGAATCTTCCCGCCACGGACAAGTTCGTCGAACCGCACTTCGGAATGTTGTGGGATCAGGCCGTCCCTCGGGTCACGGTCCGCGATGCGGCCGGACACGTAACCGAAGTCGTCGTCGTTGCCGGACACATCGGTGATGTCGACGCTCCTCCGCCGCCGCCGAAATCATGGGCCGCGAGGCCGGATACGGATGTCGCCATCTGGACCATCCGGATGGAACCGGGAGCCCGCTTCACGCTGCCTGCGGCACACGGCACTTCGAGCCGGGCGATCTATTTTTTTGCCGGAAGCAAAATTCATGTTGCAGAGCAGGCCGTCTCCAGGAATTCCCGAGTGGTGCTCCGTCCCGACGCTGAAGTTGCCATACAAAACGGCCAGGATGAAGGTCAGTTGTTGCTGTTGCAGGGCAGGCCGATCGCCGAACCCGTCGTGCAGTACGGGCCATTCGTCATGAATTCCCGCACGGACATTCAGCAGGCCTTCGACGATTACCGCAGGACCGGCTTCGGCGGATGGCCATGGGCAAGCGACGGTCCCGTTCTGCCGCGCAGCATGGGCCGATACGCCAAACACGCCGACGGCCGCGAAGAACGCATCGCGTAA
- a CDS encoding ABC transporter ATP-binding protein, with translation MPTLEVRKLTKRYRRVAVVNDVNFSVKSGEITGYLGPNGSGKSTTVKMLAGLVEPSQGEILLDGADIRRDLIGFKRILGYVPEEAHVYPSLSGMEYLQLMGRLRELPERVVNEKATDLLKLFSLHLHRHAPLASYSKGMKQRVLISAALLHDPDILIFDEPLSGLDVSSALLFKHLVAELASRGKIVLYISHVLEVVERICSKVIIIYGGQIKAEDTVGHLRDLMHLPSLEEIFTQLVQHEDMELVAKDIAEAIRRGVA, from the coding sequence ATGCCGACGCTCGAAGTGCGCAAACTGACCAAGCGTTATCGCAGGGTTGCCGTCGTTAATGACGTCAATTTCAGTGTCAAGTCCGGGGAGATCACCGGCTATCTCGGCCCGAACGGCTCCGGCAAATCGACCACAGTGAAGATGCTCGCCGGCCTTGTCGAGCCGTCTCAAGGCGAGATCTTGCTCGACGGAGCCGATATCCGCCGGGACCTTATCGGCTTCAAACGCATTCTCGGATATGTTCCTGAAGAGGCCCACGTTTATCCGTCATTGAGCGGTATGGAATACCTGCAGCTGATGGGCAGGCTTCGCGAACTTCCTGAGCGCGTCGTCAATGAAAAGGCAACAGACCTGTTGAAACTCTTCTCCCTTCATTTGCATCGCCATGCGCCCCTGGCTTCCTATTCGAAGGGCATGAAGCAACGCGTGCTCATTTCCGCTGCGCTGCTGCACGATCCGGACATCCTCATCTTCGACGAACCGTTATCCGGCCTGGATGTTTCATCGGCGCTCCTTTTCAAGCACCTGGTGGCGGAACTCGCGTCTCGTGGAAAGATTGTTCTCTACATTTCGCACGTCCTCGAAGTCGTTGAACGCATCTGCTCGAAGGTGATCATCATCTATGGCGGTCAGATCAAGGCGGAAGACACCGTCGGGCATCTTCGCGATCTCATGCATCTGCCGTCGCTCGAGGAGATTTTTACCCAGTTGGTGCAGCATGAAGATATGGAATTGGTTGCGAAAGACATTGCAGAAGCCATTCGCCGCGGAGTTGCCTGA
- a CDS encoding PadR family transcriptional regulator, producing the protein MTVRGKVTEPPADSLLPLTPAVFHILIALADGETHGYAIMQEVSRRSGGSVRLGPGTLYGAISRLLEEGLIEESADRPDPEMDDTRRRYYRLTNFGGRVLAAETERLAGLVRAARSTKVIRKLKHA; encoded by the coding sequence ATGACTGTACGTGGAAAAGTCACAGAACCGCCGGCGGACAGTTTGTTGCCGTTGACGCCGGCTGTGTTTCATATCTTGATTGCGCTTGCGGACGGAGAAACCCATGGCTACGCCATAATGCAGGAAGTGTCGCGCAGGAGCGGCGGAAGCGTTCGACTCGGGCCGGGCACACTATACGGAGCGATCAGCCGGCTGCTCGAAGAGGGACTGATTGAGGAATCCGCTGACCGGCCGGATCCGGAGATGGATGATACGCGCCGGCGTTACTACCGTTTAACGAATTTCGGCGGCCGCGTTCTTGCGGCGGAAACCGAACGGCTCGCGGGTCTTGTGCGCGCAGCTCGATCGACAAAAGTCATCCGAAAGTTGAAGCACGCCTAA